Proteins encoded by one window of Pseudonocardia sp. HH130629-09:
- the thiD gene encoding bifunctional hydroxymethylpyrimidine kinase/phosphomethylpyrimidine kinase — protein sequence MEPTVGTTPPRVMTIAGTDSGGGAGIAADLRAFAACGVHGCLAVCAVTVQNSVGVTGVHTVPVDTITGQIATVASDIGLQAAKTGMLANAEIIGTVARACDENGIGAGLATPLVVDPVAASMHGDPLLAAEALDAYRHTLFPRATLVTPNLDEIRLLVEHDVHDRDGQYAAAKALHALGPRAVLVKGGHLTDDTDGCLDLLYDGDTAVELPGPRFDTGHTHGGGDSLAAAIASGLARGMELEAAVRFGKRYIVEAVRHAYPLGAGHGPVSPLWAVRPWWDDGD from the coding sequence ATGGAACCCACCGTCGGCACCACACCCCCGCGGGTCATGACGATCGCCGGCACCGACTCCGGTGGTGGCGCGGGCATCGCCGCGGACCTCCGTGCGTTCGCCGCCTGCGGGGTGCACGGGTGCCTCGCCGTCTGCGCGGTGACCGTGCAGAACTCGGTCGGGGTCACCGGCGTGCACACCGTCCCGGTCGACACGATCACCGGGCAGATCGCCACGGTCGCCTCCGACATCGGGCTGCAGGCCGCGAAGACCGGGATGCTCGCGAACGCCGAGATCATCGGGACCGTCGCGCGGGCCTGCGACGAGAACGGCATCGGCGCCGGCCTGGCCACGCCACTGGTCGTCGACCCGGTCGCGGCCTCGATGCACGGGGACCCGCTGCTCGCCGCCGAGGCCCTCGACGCCTACCGGCACACGCTGTTCCCGCGGGCCACGCTGGTCACCCCGAACCTCGACGAGATCCGGCTGCTCGTCGAGCACGACGTCCACGACCGGGACGGCCAGTACGCGGCGGCGAAGGCGCTGCACGCGCTCGGGCCGCGCGCGGTCCTGGTCAAGGGCGGTCACCTCACCGATGACACCGACGGCTGCCTGGACCTCCTCTACGACGGCGACACGGCCGTCGAGCTGCCCGGCCCGCGCTTCGACACCGGCCACACCCACGGCGGCGGGGACTCCCTCGCCGCCGCGATCGCGTCCGGGCTCGCCCGCGGGATGGAGCTGGAGGCGGCGGTCCGGTTCGGGAAGCGCTACATCGTCGAGGCGGTCCGCCACGCCTACCCGCTGGGCGCCGGGCACGGGCCGGTCTCGCCGCTGTGGGCCGTGCGGCCGTGGTGGGACGACGGCGACTGA
- a CDS encoding xanthine dehydrogenase family protein molybdopterin-binding subunit, giving the protein MSILGTRVVRTEDPVFLTRGATYTDDLTEERLTGALHLTLVRSPLAHATITSIDTSAALAAPGVVAVVTGADLDIAPALLFPGANKAMTRPFLATDRVRFVGEPVAAVLTEEYYQGEDAAELVDVEYEPLDVVIDPLEAVRDETLLFPEAGTNTAAAYGFDEEPDASFFDGCEVVVTRDLVNQRLAAAPLETRAASAFWEGDHLTVYMSNQNAQGGRDEIAGWLDLDKDKVRVVLPDVGGGFGAKIGSDPEFALVAWLARQQGRPVRWNESRSENMTGMVQGRAQRQTVTIGGTREGRVTHYRIDVVQDLGAYPRLGTFLPMFTRMMAPGTYDIANVDSRARTVVTNTTSIAAYRGAGRPEATAAIERAMDLFAAEIGKDPAEVRKMNVVAPDRFPFQTKGGVEYDSGEYAKAIDLALENAGYDRLRAEQKARRERGDARQLGIGVSSYVEITGGGAFAEDASVEVHPDGSVTVLTGTSPHGQGHATAWSMLASDQLGVPIEKITVKHGDTDLVPRGGGTMGSRSLQTGGVAVHQASVELIDLAKQRAADLLEAGVDDLELDPANAAITVKGVPGAKSVTLAELAAAEPLKVDTTWDGRKPTFPFGSHVCVVEVDTESGKVTVEKIVAVDDAGPILNPLLCDGQRHGGIAQGIAQALLEEVVYDEEGQPLTGTFADYGIPSAAELPSFDLVEMTTPTPVNPMGYKGIGEAGTIGSTPATQSAVIDALSHLGVTHIDMPLTPMRVWEAVQEASK; this is encoded by the coding sequence ATGAGCATCTTGGGCACCCGCGTCGTCCGCACCGAGGATCCGGTCTTCCTCACGCGCGGCGCGACCTACACCGACGACCTGACCGAGGAGCGGCTGACCGGGGCGTTGCACCTGACGCTCGTCCGCTCCCCGCTGGCCCACGCGACGATCACCTCGATCGACACCTCGGCGGCGCTCGCGGCGCCGGGCGTCGTCGCCGTCGTCACCGGCGCCGACCTGGACATCGCCCCGGCGCTGCTGTTCCCGGGCGCGAACAAGGCGATGACCCGTCCGTTCCTCGCGACCGACCGCGTGCGGTTCGTCGGCGAGCCGGTCGCCGCGGTCCTCACCGAGGAGTACTACCAGGGCGAGGACGCGGCCGAGCTGGTCGACGTCGAGTACGAGCCGCTGGACGTGGTGATCGACCCGCTGGAGGCCGTCCGCGACGAGACGCTGCTGTTCCCCGAGGCCGGGACCAACACCGCGGCCGCCTACGGGTTCGACGAGGAGCCGGACGCGTCGTTCTTCGACGGCTGCGAGGTCGTCGTCACCCGGGACCTGGTGAACCAGCGCCTGGCCGCGGCCCCGCTGGAGACGCGCGCCGCGAGCGCCTTCTGGGAGGGCGACCACCTCACCGTCTACATGTCCAACCAGAACGCCCAGGGTGGCCGCGACGAGATCGCCGGCTGGCTGGACCTGGACAAGGACAAGGTGCGGGTCGTTCTGCCCGACGTCGGCGGCGGCTTCGGCGCGAAGATCGGGTCGGACCCGGAGTTCGCCCTCGTCGCGTGGCTCGCGAGGCAGCAGGGGCGTCCGGTCCGCTGGAACGAGTCCCGCTCGGAGAACATGACCGGCATGGTGCAGGGCCGCGCCCAGCGCCAGACCGTCACCATCGGCGGCACCCGCGAGGGCCGGGTCACCCACTACCGGATCGACGTCGTGCAGGACCTGGGTGCCTACCCGCGTCTGGGCACCTTCCTGCCGATGTTCACCCGCATGATGGCGCCCGGCACCTACGACATCGCGAACGTCGACTCCCGCGCGCGCACCGTCGTCACCAACACGACCTCGATCGCGGCCTACCGCGGCGCCGGGCGTCCGGAGGCGACCGCCGCGATCGAGCGGGCGATGGACCTGTTCGCCGCCGAGATCGGCAAGGACCCGGCCGAGGTCCGCAAGATGAACGTCGTCGCCCCGGACCGGTTCCCGTTCCAGACCAAGGGCGGCGTCGAGTACGACTCCGGCGAGTACGCCAAGGCCATCGACCTGGCCCTGGAGAACGCCGGCTACGACCGGCTGCGCGCCGAGCAGAAGGCCCGCCGCGAGCGCGGCGACGCCCGCCAGCTCGGTATCGGCGTCTCCTCCTACGTCGAGATCACCGGCGGCGGCGCCTTCGCCGAGGACGCCTCGGTGGAGGTGCACCCGGACGGCTCGGTGACCGTGCTGACCGGCACCTCCCCGCACGGGCAGGGCCACGCCACGGCGTGGTCGATGCTCGCCTCCGACCAGCTCGGCGTCCCGATCGAGAAGATCACCGTCAAGCACGGCGACACCGACCTCGTCCCGCGTGGCGGCGGCACCATGGGATCCCGGTCGCTGCAGACCGGCGGCGTCGCGGTGCACCAGGCCTCGGTCGAGCTGATCGACCTGGCCAAGCAGCGCGCGGCCGACCTGCTCGAGGCGGGCGTCGACGACCTGGAGCTCGACCCGGCGAACGCCGCGATCACCGTCAAGGGCGTCCCCGGCGCGAAGTCGGTGACCCTCGCCGAGCTGGCGGCGGCCGAGCCGCTCAAGGTCGACACCACCTGGGACGGCAGGAAGCCGACCTTCCCGTTCGGCTCGCACGTCTGCGTCGTCGAGGTCGACACCGAGTCCGGCAAGGTGACGGTCGAGAAGATCGTCGCCGTCGACGACGCGGGCCCGATCCTCAACCCGCTGCTCTGCGACGGGCAGCGGCACGGCGGGATCGCCCAGGGCATCGCGCAGGCGCTGCTGGAGGAGGTCGTCTACGACGAGGAGGGCCAGCCGCTGACCGGCACCTTCGCCGACTACGGCATCCCGTCGGCGGCCGAGCTGCCCAGCTTCGACCTGGTCGAGATGACGACCCCGACCCCGGTCAACCCGATGGGCTACAAGGGCATCGGCGAGGCCGGGACGATCGGCTCCACCCCCGCGACCCAGAGCGCGGTCATCGACGCCCTTTCCCACCTCGGCGTCACGCACATCGACATGCCCCTGACCCCGATGCGGGTCTGGGAAGCCGTCCAGGAGGCCTCCAAGTGA
- a CDS encoding (2Fe-2S)-binding protein produces the protein MKVEITVNGEPTSADVEPRQLLAHYLRETVGLKATNIGCDTTSCGACTVLLDGDAVKSCTVLSVQADQQSVTTMEGLDGASEGRPEHRVTAAFRSEHGLQCGFCTPGMVMSAVSLISHDDDLDERKVREGLEGNLCRCTGYHNIVRAVLVAAGKDPDAAQKAEAESDALRTAPGFSRGESAEEARA, from the coding sequence GTGAAGGTCGAGATCACCGTCAACGGTGAGCCCACCAGCGCCGACGTGGAGCCCCGCCAGCTGCTCGCGCACTACCTGCGGGAGACCGTCGGGCTGAAGGCCACCAACATCGGCTGCGACACCACGTCCTGCGGCGCGTGCACCGTGCTGCTCGACGGCGACGCGGTCAAGTCGTGCACCGTGCTGTCGGTGCAGGCCGACCAGCAGTCGGTCACCACCATGGAGGGGCTCGACGGCGCGTCCGAGGGCCGGCCCGAGCACCGGGTCACCGCGGCGTTCCGGTCCGAGCACGGGCTGCAGTGCGGTTTCTGCACCCCGGGCATGGTCATGTCCGCGGTGTCGCTGATCAGCCACGACGACGACCTGGACGAGCGGAAGGTCCGCGAGGGACTGGAGGGCAACCTCTGCCGCTGCACCGGCTACCACAACATCGTGCGCGCGGTGCTCGTCGCCGCGGGCAAGGACCCGGACGCCGCGCAGAAGGCCGAGGCCGAGTCCGACGCGCTGCGCACCGCGCCCGGCTTCTCCCGTGGCGAGTCCGCCGAGGAGGCCCGCGCATGA
- a CDS encoding FAD binding domain-containing protein, which produces MIPLAFDYARPDTLDDAIALLAEKGEDASVLAGGHSLIPVMKVRLGAPEFLIDIGRLPELSYIRVEGDELAVGAATKHRDVVDSAEVAAEVPLLGAVARTVGDPQIRARGTLGGTVAHADPAADLPAALLALDATVVLQGPRGKRTVPIGEFYTGVFTTVREPDELIVEIRIPRCGDRGWAYEKFTRRSNDWAIVAVAVSGDRIGLVNMGSTALRASATEQALADGRSVAEAAALAAEGTEPPADTHGSVAYRTHLVQVLTRRALETARGQG; this is translated from the coding sequence ATGATCCCCCTCGCCTTCGACTACGCCCGCCCGGACACCCTCGACGACGCCATCGCGCTGCTCGCCGAGAAGGGCGAGGACGCCAGCGTCCTGGCCGGCGGGCACTCGCTGATCCCGGTCATGAAGGTGCGCCTCGGCGCGCCGGAGTTCCTGATCGACATCGGCCGGCTGCCGGAGCTGTCCTACATCCGCGTCGAGGGCGACGAACTCGCCGTCGGCGCGGCGACCAAGCACCGCGACGTCGTCGACTCGGCCGAGGTCGCGGCGGAGGTCCCGCTGCTCGGGGCCGTCGCCCGTACCGTCGGCGACCCGCAGATCCGGGCCCGGGGCACGCTGGGCGGCACCGTCGCCCACGCCGACCCGGCCGCGGACCTGCCCGCCGCGCTGCTCGCGCTGGACGCCACCGTCGTCCTGCAGGGGCCGCGCGGGAAGCGGACCGTGCCGATCGGCGAGTTCTACACCGGCGTGTTCACCACCGTGCGCGAGCCCGACGAGCTGATCGTCGAGATCCGCATCCCGCGCTGCGGTGACCGGGGCTGGGCGTACGAGAAGTTCACCCGGCGCAGCAACGACTGGGCGATCGTCGCCGTCGCGGTGTCCGGTGACCGGATCGGCCTGGTCAACATGGGGTCGACCGCGCTGCGGGCGTCCGCGACCGAGCAGGCGCTCGCCGACGGGCGCTCGGTCGCCGAGGCGGCCGCGCTGGCCGCCGAGGGCACCGAGCCGCCGGCGGACACCCACGGGTCGGTCGCGTACCGCACCCACCTGGTGCAGGTGCTGACCCGGCGCGCGCTCGAGACGGCGCGCGGCCAGGGCTGA
- a CDS encoding sensor histidine kinase, protein MITYLVNRDGGAPSVLRDAGTGVVWFVVGLLLIWALPDAGIAWFVAGSGGATPASLLFMGVGCAASVLRRIAVPAGLLVGTAAVVAGPVLDGRTEIGTVLVFTDLLYCAVVFPPHRTAWAVAVAAGGVATVLGVVALLTTGMRTGTYAVLNLTLVVGLPLVWGLEVRRFRDLAAVERERAAAVEQTAARERDAAVAAERARMARDLHDVVAGRLSAIALQSEAALQPGADPALVRRVLGTVRSSGVAALGEMRTMIGLLRDGDTADPPGAPARLSEVDALLDEACAAGLSPVLRDERGADPLPAPVDLAGYRIVQESLTNAAKHAPGSQVTVRLSLHSDAPGRLLVEVRNGLGRRPAAAPGLHGGTGLDGLRERARAVGGTLHAGPDGDGWLVRADLPLAAVAPDTDVVTR, encoded by the coding sequence GTGATCACGTACCTGGTGAACCGCGACGGCGGCGCACCCTCGGTGCTCCGCGACGCCGGGACGGGCGTCGTGTGGTTCGTGGTCGGGCTGCTGCTGATCTGGGCGCTGCCCGACGCGGGGATCGCCTGGTTCGTCGCGGGGTCCGGAGGGGCGACACCGGCGTCGCTGCTGTTCATGGGGGTGGGCTGCGCCGCGTCGGTGCTGCGCCGGATCGCGGTGCCCGCCGGGCTGCTGGTCGGCACGGCGGCCGTGGTCGCGGGCCCCGTCCTGGACGGCCGGACCGAGATCGGGACCGTGCTCGTGTTCACCGACCTGCTCTACTGCGCCGTGGTGTTCCCACCGCACCGCACCGCATGGGCGGTCGCCGTCGCCGCCGGTGGGGTCGCCACCGTCCTGGGCGTCGTGGCACTGCTGACCACGGGCATGCGCACCGGCACCTACGCGGTGCTCAACCTGACGCTCGTCGTCGGGCTCCCGCTGGTCTGGGGGCTGGAGGTGCGCCGGTTCCGGGACCTGGCGGCCGTCGAGCGGGAGCGGGCCGCCGCGGTGGAGCAGACGGCGGCCCGGGAGCGGGACGCCGCCGTCGCCGCGGAGCGGGCCCGGATGGCCCGCGACCTGCACGACGTCGTCGCCGGTCGGCTGTCGGCGATCGCGCTGCAGTCCGAGGCGGCGCTGCAGCCCGGCGCCGACCCGGCGCTGGTCCGGCGGGTGCTGGGTACGGTGCGGTCCTCCGGCGTCGCCGCGCTCGGGGAGATGCGCACCATGATCGGGCTGCTGCGCGACGGCGACACGGCCGACCCGCCCGGGGCGCCGGCCCGGCTGTCCGAGGTCGACGCGCTGCTCGACGAGGCCTGCGCCGCCGGCCTGTCCCCCGTCCTGCGCGACGAGCGCGGCGCGGACCCGCTGCCCGCCCCGGTCGACCTCGCCGGGTACCGCATCGTGCAGGAGTCGCTGACCAACGCCGCGAAGCACGCACCCGGCTCGCAGGTGACGGTGCGCCTGAGCCTCCACTCCGACGCCCCGGGCCGGCTGCTCGTCGAGGTCCGCAACGGCCTCGGGCGGCGCCCCGCGGCGGCTCCGGGGCTGCACGGCGGCACCGGCCTCGACGGCCTGCGCGAGCGCGCCCGCGCCGTCGGAGGGACCCTGCACGCCGGCCCCGACGGCGACGGCTGGCTGGTCCGGGCCGATCTGCCGCTGGCCGCCGTCGCCCCGGACACCGACGTGGTGACGCGATGA
- a CDS encoding DUF418 domain-containing protein: MPGDRLAAPDVLRGLAIAGTFATNVWVFADPRGPGAVFAGFAGEWWLDTALRAVANGKFLALLTLLFGIGLELQYRSAVRRGLRWPGRYLARAAILFTEGLLHYVLVFEFDVLMGYAIASVLVAWLVGRSARVRTAAACVAGAVTVLLVAGASVATAGSTGADVPLPPYPATWTGQVAARLTDPLLYRVELVLIVPSAVVLFLAGSALLRAGLFDAAAVTLRRRLIGTGAVGVVLTLLTTLGGAPWFLVERYLVAPLVALGLLGLVLEVLARLRGPAGPVRRGLTALGRTAMTGYVGQNVVAAVLFGAWGLGLAGALVGVPAPLRTGVVVAVWALVVAGSAAAAGWWLRGHGRGPLEALTHALLRGRSPASRRGARTP, translated from the coding sequence GTGCCCGGTGACCGCCTCGCTGCCCCGGACGTGCTGCGCGGCCTCGCGATCGCCGGGACCTTCGCGACGAACGTCTGGGTGTTCGCCGACCCGCGCGGGCCGGGCGCGGTGTTCGCCGGGTTCGCCGGGGAGTGGTGGCTCGACACCGCGCTCCGCGCCGTCGCGAACGGCAAGTTCCTCGCACTGCTCACCCTGCTGTTCGGCATCGGGCTGGAGCTGCAGTACCGCTCCGCGGTGCGCCGAGGGCTGCGGTGGCCCGGCCGCTACCTCGCCCGGGCCGCGATCCTGTTCACCGAGGGGCTGCTGCACTACGTGCTGGTCTTCGAGTTCGACGTGCTGATGGGCTACGCGATCGCCTCGGTGCTGGTCGCGTGGCTGGTGGGCCGGTCGGCGCGGGTGCGGACGGCGGCGGCCTGCGTCGCCGGGGCGGTCACGGTGCTGCTCGTGGCCGGTGCGTCCGTCGCGACGGCCGGCAGCACCGGGGCCGACGTGCCGCTCCCGCCGTACCCGGCGACCTGGACCGGACAGGTCGCCGCCCGGCTGACCGACCCGCTGCTCTACCGGGTCGAGCTGGTCCTGATCGTCCCGTCGGCGGTGGTGCTGTTCCTGGCCGGGTCGGCCCTGCTGCGCGCCGGCCTGTTCGACGCCGCCGCCGTCACCCTGCGCCGGCGGCTGATCGGCACCGGGGCCGTCGGGGTGGTGCTCACCCTGCTCACCACGCTCGGCGGCGCCCCGTGGTTCCTGGTCGAGCGCTACCTGGTGGCACCGCTGGTCGCGCTGGGGCTGCTCGGTCTGGTCCTGGAGGTCCTGGCGCGGCTGCGTGGCCCGGCCGGCCCGGTGCGGCGCGGGCTCACCGCGCTCGGCCGGACCGCGATGACCGGCTACGTCGGCCAGAACGTCGTGGCCGCGGTCCTGTTCGGTGCCTGGGGGCTCGGCCTGGCCGGGGCGCTCGTCGGCGTCCCGGCGCCGCTGCGGACCGGGGTGGTCGTCGCGGTGTGGGCCCTCGTCGTCGCCGGGTCGGCCGCGGCGGCGGGGTGGTGGTTGCGCGGCCACGGCCGCGGCCCGCTGGAGGCGCTCACCCACGCCCTGCTCAGAGGTCGATCACCAGCCAGCCGCCGTGGTGCTCGGACACCGTGA
- the mftM gene encoding mycofactocin oligosaccharide methyltransferase MftM has translation MIGTDRLSNDLAGWLDRTLVQPGILPAERFEEAFVACVASAAKDPELPDDAWLAFYRNTLDALAGEPEPGGTNAEMAPVHARARSLVLGEEVLELGCCFGFLSLQLARDGHRVTATDLTGGTVELLTRMAPQLGADLETHLADARAVALPDGCADTVFAVHLVEHLSESDGDEVVAEMLRLARRRVVVAVPFEDEPNPAWGHVRVFDERVLTRIGERTGRSFTVSEHHGGWLVIDL, from the coding sequence ATGATCGGAACCGACCGGCTCTCCAACGACCTCGCCGGCTGGCTGGACCGCACCCTGGTGCAGCCCGGGATCCTGCCGGCCGAGCGCTTCGAGGAGGCGTTCGTCGCCTGCGTCGCGAGCGCCGCGAAGGACCCCGAGCTCCCGGACGACGCGTGGCTCGCCTTCTACCGCAACACCCTCGACGCGCTGGCCGGAGAGCCCGAGCCGGGCGGCACCAACGCCGAGATGGCGCCGGTGCACGCCCGCGCCCGGTCCCTCGTGCTGGGCGAGGAGGTGCTGGAGCTCGGCTGCTGCTTCGGCTTCCTGTCGCTGCAGCTGGCCCGCGACGGCCACCGCGTCACCGCCACCGACCTCACCGGCGGCACCGTCGAGCTGCTGACCCGGATGGCGCCTCAGCTCGGCGCCGACCTGGAGACCCACCTCGCCGACGCGCGTGCCGTCGCGCTGCCCGACGGCTGCGCGGACACGGTGTTCGCCGTGCACCTCGTCGAGCACCTGTCCGAGTCCGACGGCGACGAGGTCGTCGCCGAGATGCTGCGCCTCGCCCGGCGACGGGTGGTCGTCGCCGTCCCGTTCGAGGACGAGCCGAACCCCGCCTGGGGTCACGTCCGGGTCTTCGACGAGCGCGTCCTGACCCGGATCGGGGAGCGCACCGGCCGGTCGTTCACGGTGTCCGAGCACCACGGCGGCTGGCTGGTGATCGACCTCTGA
- a CDS encoding zinc-binding alcohol dehydrogenase family protein, translating into MALVPAVVAPRPLPIEDPGALVDSEIEVGDPGPYDLLVDVRAVSVNPVDRKVRASFDPADGPKVLGYDAAGVVVGVGASVQGYAPGDEVYYAGAIDRPGSNAHRQLVDSRIVGRKPSSLDFAAAAALPLTSLTAWECLHDHLRVTAESTGTLLVVSAAGGVGSMVLQLGRRTGLTLVGTASRAESADWARAMGAHAIADHHDLVATVRAAAPDGVQYVFSPVSEGNVEAYAELMTPRGIVVAIDEPEGLDTLPLKAKSQAWHWELMFTRPLSEPTSTVQREILDEVARLVDAGELRSTETRRLQGLTAESVREAHRLIESGSTVGKIVVER; encoded by the coding sequence ATGGCTCTCGTCCCCGCCGTCGTCGCACCCCGCCCGCTGCCGATCGAGGATCCCGGGGCCCTGGTGGACTCGGAGATCGAGGTCGGCGACCCGGGACCGTACGACCTGCTCGTCGACGTCCGCGCCGTCTCGGTGAACCCGGTCGACCGCAAGGTCCGTGCCTCCTTCGACCCGGCCGACGGGCCGAAGGTGCTCGGGTACGACGCGGCGGGCGTCGTCGTCGGGGTGGGGGCGTCGGTGCAGGGGTACGCGCCCGGCGACGAGGTCTACTACGCCGGCGCGATCGACCGGCCCGGCAGCAACGCCCACCGTCAGCTCGTCGACTCGCGCATCGTCGGCCGCAAGCCCTCGAGCCTGGACTTCGCCGCCGCTGCCGCGCTGCCGCTGACCTCGCTCACGGCCTGGGAATGCCTGCACGACCACCTGCGGGTCACCGCGGAGTCCACCGGCACCCTGCTCGTGGTGTCCGCCGCGGGCGGCGTCGGCTCGATGGTCCTGCAGCTCGGCCGCCGCACCGGGCTGACCCTGGTCGGCACCGCGTCGCGGGCGGAGTCCGCGGACTGGGCCCGTGCGATGGGCGCGCACGCGATCGCCGACCACCACGACCTCGTCGCGACCGTCCGTGCGGCCGCTCCGGACGGCGTCCAGTACGTGTTCTCACCGGTCTCGGAGGGCAACGTCGAGGCCTACGCCGAGCTCATGACCCCGCGCGGCATCGTCGTCGCCATCGACGAGCCGGAGGGGCTGGACACCCTGCCGCTGAAGGCGAAGTCGCAGGCCTGGCACTGGGAGCTGATGTTCACCCGGCCGCTGTCCGAGCCGACCTCGACGGTGCAGCGGGAGATTCTGGACGAGGTCGCCCGCCTGGTCGACGCCGGCGAGCTGCGCAGCACCGAGACGCGGCGGCTGCAGGGACTGACGGCCGAGTCGGTCCGCGAGGCGCACCGGCTCATCGAGTCCGGCAGCACCGTCGGGAAGATCGTCGTCGAGCGCTGA
- a CDS encoding VWA domain-containing protein yields MEASIHRFVRLLRIRSVRISVSEALDAMACAAQPGVLSDRSVLKEALRIALIKDRRDEATFDEVFDLFFSLVRVGEADTGHGHGHGHGDMSDDTPLKNFTLSEEPSETPQEGHDHGSPVDIKEFFDPEDLAEQYNLHQEANKIDMASMTDEIVLSKEQAGDVADGRRVQIETDRFSGGGRPGDISQQQGTKVDADLSVAQQDALLGWLNSEEDRLSESEQGTEDDAAALRRRLTGVLDNLPELLKAHLEKLLAIEQRIVEGHDDAERVAEVDRANESERMQLEESLRRLAKSLHGALTHRRRVSPRGRIDSARTMRRNMRYDGVPFSPVTVQRQEDKPRLVVLTDVSLSVRATARFTLHLVHGLQDLFGQVRSFAFVADLVEVTDLFADHPVEHALGLIFGGDQLDVDANSHYGLAFGQFLSDHGSAVTRRTTVLVLGDGRGNGNDPNMEAFVEITRRARETIWLTPEPRYSWGLGRCDLPAYAEYCDRVRVVRDLSGFEATTNEMAGELIGR; encoded by the coding sequence ATGGAAGCGAGCATCCACCGCTTCGTCCGGCTCCTGCGGATCCGGTCGGTGCGCATCTCGGTCTCCGAGGCGCTCGACGCGATGGCCTGTGCCGCCCAGCCGGGGGTGCTGTCCGACAGGTCGGTGCTGAAGGAGGCGCTGCGCATCGCGCTGATCAAGGACCGCCGCGACGAGGCGACCTTCGACGAGGTCTTCGACCTGTTCTTCTCCCTGGTCAGAGTGGGCGAGGCCGACACGGGTCACGGCCACGGGCACGGGCACGGCGACATGTCCGACGACACCCCGCTGAAGAACTTCACGCTGTCCGAGGAACCGTCGGAGACCCCGCAGGAGGGGCACGACCACGGCTCCCCGGTCGACATCAAGGAGTTCTTCGACCCGGAGGACCTGGCCGAGCAGTACAACCTGCACCAGGAGGCCAACAAGATCGACATGGCCTCGATGACGGACGAGATCGTGCTCTCCAAGGAGCAGGCAGGCGACGTCGCCGACGGCCGGCGCGTCCAGATCGAGACCGACCGGTTCTCCGGCGGTGGCCGGCCCGGTGACATCTCCCAGCAGCAGGGCACGAAGGTCGACGCCGACCTGTCGGTCGCCCAGCAGGACGCGCTGCTGGGCTGGTTGAACTCCGAGGAGGACCGGCTCTCGGAGTCCGAGCAGGGGACCGAGGACGACGCGGCCGCCCTGCGCCGGCGTCTCACCGGGGTGCTCGACAACCTCCCCGAGCTGCTCAAGGCCCACCTGGAGAAGCTGCTCGCGATCGAGCAGCGGATCGTCGAGGGCCACGACGACGCCGAACGCGTCGCCGAGGTCGACCGGGCGAACGAGTCCGAGCGCATGCAGCTGGAGGAGTCGCTGCGGCGGCTCGCGAAGTCGCTGCACGGCGCGCTCACCCACCGCAGAAGGGTCTCGCCGCGGGGCCGGATCGACTCGGCCCGGACCATGCGCAGGAACATGCGCTACGACGGCGTCCCGTTCTCCCCCGTCACCGTGCAGCGCCAGGAGGACAAGCCGCGCCTGGTGGTGCTGACCGACGTCTCGTTGTCGGTCCGGGCCACCGCACGGTTCACCCTGCACCTGGTGCACGGTCTGCAGGACCTGTTCGGCCAGGTGCGCTCGTTCGCGTTCGTCGCCGACCTGGTCGAGGTGACCGACCTGTTCGCCGACCACCCCGTCGAGCACGCCCTCGGGCTGATCTTCGGCGGCGACCAGCTCGACGTCGACGCCAACTCCCACTACGGCCTGGCCTTCGGCCAGTTCCTGTCCGACCACGGCTCGGCGGTCACCCGGCGCACCACGGTGCTGGTGCTCGGCGACGGCCGGGGCAACGGCAACGACCCCAACATGGAGGCGTTCGTCGAGATCACCCGGCGGGCCCGGGAGACGATCTGGCTGACACCGGAGCCGCGCTACTCCTGGGGGCTGGGTCGCTGCGACCTGCCCGCCTACGCCGAGTACTGCGACCGCGTCCGCGTGGTACGGGACCTGTCCGGTTTCGAGGCGACGACCAACGAGATGGCGGGCGAGCTGATCGGCCGCTGA